The following proteins come from a genomic window of Pirellula staleyi DSM 6068:
- a CDS encoding sorbosone dehydrogenase, which translates to MQFSLSNLRLFLLTALALAIVPSAALAQRNLKDIPDPDPELERKTFELAPNLEVQLFAADPLLSKPIQMNFDDRGRLWVASSEVYPQIKPGQQATDKILVLEDTNRDGVIDKTTVFCDGLLIPTGVIPGDGGCYVANSTELVHYKDTDGDGRADQRRVILSGFGTEDTHHLLHTLRWGVDGCLYMNQSIYIHSHVETPFGVKRLNGGGIWRYRPETQELSILAKGLVNSWGHQQDKWGQSFATDGAGGEGINFVFPGSVFVTSPGAKRIVAGLNPGSPKFCGLEFLSGRHFPPEWDGSIITSDFRAHRVCRFVLSEDQSGYASRQEVEVIKSNHVAFRPIDAKMGPDGALYVADWYNPIIQHGEVDFRDERRDHVHGRIWRVSYKGREPLPIYDFENATAQQVLDALKSPEEFTRQYAKLRLKTRPDAVALLPKWVAELPADDAEREHHRLEALWAYQSVGKFEGKLLDELLRSADPRVRAAAIRVAVDWQSNFKNAQQIFANAAVDSHPRVRLEGVRALATLPTLAAAAAAVKALDQPVDRFLDFALWQTMRDLAPQWLPAVQEGKFDFDGNVEHLTFALKSADSGDVAGPLLAVVNAGKVPAERLEQVLSIVCSLGGPNELAQVLSRITAAEGLTVDQKSRLLAELVKASQVRKVQPAGDLNVVAALLASDTPALRQAAVDAAGSWKLASLAPSISEIAASSALPLELRASAMKSMVAIGAAGAKEQLAALAAKDPELATRQQAIAALATADRVLASNLLVQLLASEAAAVDPAVAVTPILAQQDGAVALQKSLESKKIPTDSAKLLVRSAQAAAQPSEELISAIRTAGSLESSGWMLDDALLASLVADVKSMGDPARGEAIYRAERMQCLKCHPIGGAGGQVGPDLVSIGASAQVDYLVESLLAPSKKIKEGFHSKVVLDDEGKLTTGIPIRDTESEIILRDADDKLVTISKDNIEQMKDGISLMPMGLVDSLTRQELVDLVRFLSELGKVGDYAIGQSRAVRRWQVLEYSDDTHRILNRSSFDSAAIEDPAFNWTSRYSKVSGELPLEGLPTLQPHKQLAPTTFARFQLDVSTAGKLQLNWNATAGLQLWVDGKPQPVSEKLVLDLAVGRHTLVVAIDRNSHPQPIRVELSDVAGSAAQSQLVGGK; encoded by the coding sequence ATGCAGTTTTCGCTTTCGAATCTACGTCTGTTCCTACTGACCGCCCTCGCTCTCGCGATCGTTCCTTCGGCCGCACTGGCGCAGCGTAATCTCAAAGATATTCCCGATCCCGACCCCGAACTCGAGCGCAAAACGTTCGAACTGGCACCGAATCTTGAAGTGCAGCTCTTCGCCGCCGATCCGCTGCTGTCGAAGCCGATTCAGATGAACTTCGACGATCGTGGCCGCTTGTGGGTCGCTTCGAGCGAGGTCTATCCGCAAATTAAGCCAGGTCAGCAAGCGACCGACAAGATTCTGGTTCTCGAGGATACCAATCGCGACGGTGTGATCGACAAGACGACCGTGTTCTGCGACGGTCTGCTCATCCCCACCGGCGTGATTCCCGGCGATGGTGGATGCTATGTCGCGAACAGCACGGAGCTGGTGCACTACAAAGATACCGATGGCGATGGACGCGCTGATCAGCGTCGCGTCATTCTGTCGGGGTTCGGGACGGAAGACACGCATCACCTGCTCCACACGTTGCGCTGGGGTGTCGATGGCTGTCTCTACATGAACCAGTCGATCTACATCCATAGTCACGTCGAAACACCGTTTGGCGTGAAGCGACTCAATGGTGGCGGAATTTGGCGCTATCGCCCTGAAACGCAAGAGTTGTCGATCTTGGCGAAGGGACTCGTGAACAGCTGGGGACATCAGCAGGACAAATGGGGTCAGTCATTCGCCACCGATGGTGCTGGCGGCGAGGGGATTAACTTCGTCTTCCCAGGTTCGGTGTTTGTCACGTCGCCGGGAGCCAAACGCATTGTTGCGGGGCTGAATCCCGGTAGCCCCAAGTTTTGCGGTCTCGAATTTTTGAGTGGACGCCATTTTCCACCCGAATGGGACGGTAGCATTATCACCAGCGACTTCCGCGCGCATCGCGTTTGCCGCTTTGTTCTCTCTGAAGATCAAAGTGGTTACGCCTCGCGACAAGAAGTGGAAGTGATCAAGAGCAACCACGTCGCGTTTCGTCCGATCGATGCCAAGATGGGGCCTGACGGCGCGCTCTATGTGGCCGACTGGTACAACCCGATCATTCAGCATGGTGAGGTCGATTTCCGCGACGAGCGACGCGATCATGTCCATGGCCGGATTTGGCGTGTCTCGTACAAGGGACGCGAACCACTCCCGATCTACGACTTTGAAAACGCCACCGCTCAACAGGTGCTCGATGCGCTGAAGAGCCCCGAGGAATTTACGCGTCAGTATGCAAAACTGCGGCTGAAAACCCGTCCCGATGCGGTCGCTCTTCTGCCGAAGTGGGTCGCTGAGTTGCCAGCCGACGATGCCGAGCGCGAGCACCATCGCCTCGAAGCATTGTGGGCCTACCAATCGGTCGGCAAATTCGAAGGAAAGCTGCTCGACGAGTTGCTTCGCTCGGCAGATCCACGTGTCCGCGCCGCTGCAATTCGTGTGGCCGTGGACTGGCAATCGAACTTCAAAAATGCTCAGCAGATTTTTGCGAATGCCGCCGTCGACTCGCATCCCCGTGTGCGTCTCGAAGGGGTTCGTGCTTTGGCGACCTTGCCCACACTCGCAGCGGCAGCTGCTGCTGTCAAAGCCCTTGATCAGCCTGTCGATCGTTTTCTCGACTTTGCCCTTTGGCAAACGATGCGCGATCTCGCACCGCAATGGCTTCCTGCAGTTCAAGAGGGAAAATTCGATTTCGATGGCAATGTCGAGCACCTGACCTTCGCGCTCAAAAGTGCGGACTCGGGGGATGTCGCCGGGCCACTTCTGGCGGTAGTGAATGCTGGCAAAGTTCCAGCCGAGCGTTTGGAGCAGGTTCTCTCGATTGTCTGTTCACTCGGTGGTCCCAACGAGCTAGCGCAGGTTCTCTCGCGCATCACTGCAGCCGAGGGTTTGACGGTCGATCAAAAATCGCGACTCCTGGCAGAACTCGTCAAGGCTTCGCAGGTCCGTAAAGTGCAACCTGCAGGGGATTTGAATGTTGTCGCAGCGCTCTTGGCGAGCGATACCCCCGCGCTCCGCCAAGCGGCTGTCGATGCTGCTGGCAGCTGGAAACTCGCCTCACTTGCTCCGAGTATCAGCGAAATTGCGGCGAGCAGTGCCCTGCCGCTAGAACTTCGCGCGTCGGCCATGAAGTCGATGGTGGCGATTGGCGCTGCTGGTGCGAAAGAACAGTTGGCAGCTTTGGCTGCCAAGGATCCTGAGCTGGCTACACGTCAGCAAGCGATCGCGGCACTCGCCACAGCCGACCGTGTGCTCGCCTCGAACTTGCTTGTGCAACTCCTCGCGTCGGAAGCGGCAGCTGTTGATCCAGCTGTTGCCGTCACGCCAATTCTGGCCCAGCAAGATGGAGCTGTGGCTCTGCAAAAATCGCTCGAATCGAAGAAGATTCCGACCGACTCGGCCAAGCTGCTGGTGCGAAGTGCTCAGGCGGCTGCGCAACCGAGCGAAGAGTTGATCTCCGCAATTCGCACTGCTGGTTCGCTCGAATCGTCGGGCTGGATGCTCGACGATGCATTGCTCGCCTCGCTTGTGGCGGATGTCAAATCGATGGGGGACCCAGCGCGTGGTGAAGCAATCTATCGCGCCGAGCGTATGCAGTGCCTGAAGTGCCATCCGATCGGTGGCGCAGGTGGTCAAGTGGGTCCCGACCTGGTCAGCATCGGCGCTAGCGCTCAAGTCGATTACCTCGTCGAATCGCTACTCGCTCCGAGCAAGAAGATCAAAGAAGGCTTTCATTCGAAAGTGGTGCTCGATGACGAGGGGAAACTCACCACCGGCATTCCAATTCGTGATACCGAAAGTGAAATCATTTTGCGTGATGCCGACGACAAACTCGTCACCATCTCCAAAGACAACATCGAGCAAATGAAGGATGGCATTTCGCTGATGCCGATGGGGCTTGTCGATTCCCTGACCCGTCAGGAACTTGTCGATTTGGTCCGATTCCTTTCGGAACTCGGCAAGGTGGGGGACTATGCCATTGGTCAATCGCGTGCCGTGCGCCGCTGGCAAGTGCTGGAGTATTCCGACGACACGCATCGAATCTTGAATCGCAGCAGCTTCGATTCGGCAGCGATCGAAGATCCAGCCTTCAACTGGACCAGTCGTTACAGCAAGGTTTCGGGAGAATTACCGCTCGAGGGGCTGCCGACTTTGCAGCCTCACAAGCAACTGGCACCAACAACTTTTGCGAGGTTCCAGCTCGATGTCAGTACCGCCGGCAAGTTGCAGCTGAACTGGAACGCCACAGCCGGTCTTCAGTTGTGGGTCGATGGCAAGCCGCAACCGGTCTCCGAAAAACTGGTACTCGACCTAGCCGTGGGGCGTCACACGTTGGTGGTGGCAATTGATCGCAACTCGCACCCGCAGCCGATTCGCGTGGAACTGTCCGACGTGGCAGGTTCAGCCGCACAGTCTCAGCTCGTAGGTGGAAAATAG
- a CDS encoding C25 family cysteine peptidase, whose protein sequence is MMPIWTLAILLVGVAPEPIDTVVVCPREFVAALDPLLAHRYAQGHRFAYVANTGSAAEIRTAVRRVAATSLEQGGKLRYVLLVGDAEPGSGTNIELRRRCVPTYHVDAKVNVKFGSEPTIPSDNWFADLDDDSIPDLAIGRLPADTPAELAQMVAKILAYEQAADHGLWRQRINLVAGVGGFSPLADNVIEMAARKFITEGIPPTYTTSMTYASWRSPYFPDPRLFHQTVAERHNEGCLFWVYLGHGHYTSLDRITLPGGRYHILGIDDCDQLKCDNGSPIAVMLACYTAAFDQQKDCLAEAMVKSAGGPVAVYGGSRVTMPYAMAVMGNEMLRSYFRDEPPTLGDVILLAKQRMMHEPDIGSETDRAEETNRLLLDNLAAVLSPTSKVLKAERREHLHLFTLLGDPMTKFAYPGDVSLAPIAEAKAGQVIEIQGKTDIAGPAIVELVCRRDKLRFVAPKRDRFDPSHEGLLSFQGVYEEANNRCWTFRQLQLSAGEFRTSLEIPEGCEGPCHVRVFVAAADRHALGHTQVLVRKETAAEGLEVELPTVQQATATK, encoded by the coding sequence ATGATGCCGATTTGGACCCTTGCAATACTGCTGGTAGGCGTAGCTCCCGAGCCGATAGATACGGTGGTGGTTTGTCCGCGCGAGTTTGTCGCGGCGCTCGATCCGCTGCTGGCTCACCGCTACGCGCAAGGGCATCGCTTCGCTTATGTGGCCAACACCGGTTCAGCGGCTGAAATCCGCACCGCTGTGCGCCGCGTGGCAGCTACTTCTCTCGAGCAAGGTGGCAAGCTCCGCTATGTGCTGCTCGTCGGCGATGCGGAACCTGGCAGCGGTACGAACATCGAACTCCGACGCCGCTGCGTACCGACCTATCACGTCGATGCCAAGGTGAATGTCAAGTTTGGTAGCGAGCCAACCATTCCCTCCGACAACTGGTTTGCCGATCTCGACGACGATTCAATTCCCGATCTCGCGATTGGACGTCTCCCCGCAGACACTCCAGCCGAGCTTGCGCAGATGGTCGCGAAGATCTTGGCCTACGAACAAGCGGCCGATCACGGACTCTGGCGGCAACGTATCAATTTGGTGGCAGGGGTCGGTGGCTTTAGCCCACTGGCCGATAACGTCATCGAAATGGCTGCTCGCAAGTTCATTACCGAAGGAATTCCGCCGACCTACACCACGTCGATGACCTACGCGAGTTGGCGCAGCCCTTACTTTCCCGATCCTCGGCTCTTTCATCAGACCGTTGCCGAGCGACACAACGAAGGTTGTCTGTTTTGGGTCTACCTGGGACATGGGCACTACACCTCGCTCGACCGCATCACACTTCCCGGCGGTCGATATCACATCCTCGGGATCGACGACTGCGATCAACTGAAGTGCGATAACGGTTCGCCGATTGCCGTGATGCTCGCCTGTTACACCGCTGCCTTTGATCAGCAGAAAGATTGCCTCGCGGAAGCGATGGTGAAGTCGGCCGGTGGACCGGTGGCCGTGTATGGTGGTTCGCGCGTGACGATGCCTTACGCGATGGCGGTGATGGGGAATGAAATGCTCCGGAGCTACTTTCGCGACGAACCGCCAACCTTGGGGGATGTCATCCTGCTCGCCAAGCAGCGGATGATGCACGAGCCTGATATCGGCAGCGAAACCGATCGCGCCGAGGAGACCAATCGCTTGCTGCTCGACAATCTGGCCGCTGTCCTGAGTCCCACCAGCAAGGTGCTGAAAGCCGAACGCCGCGAGCATCTGCACTTGTTCACGCTGCTGGGGGACCCGATGACCAAGTTTGCTTACCCAGGAGATGTTTCTCTCGCGCCGATTGCCGAAGCCAAAGCTGGTCAAGTCATTGAAATCCAAGGGAAAACCGATATCGCTGGTCCTGCTATCGTGGAACTCGTTTGCCGCCGCGATAAGCTCCGCTTTGTGGCTCCGAAGCGCGATCGTTTCGATCCTTCGCACGAAGGGCTGCTGTCGTTCCAAGGGGTCTACGAAGAGGCCAACAATCGCTGCTGGACCTTCCGCCAACTCCAACTCTCGGCCGGTGAATTTCGCACCTCGCTCGAAATTCCCGAGGGCTGCGAGGGGCCGTGCCATGTGCGCGTCTTCGTAGCAGCGGCTGATCGGCACGCTCTAGGGCACACGCAAGTGCTGGTGCGTAAGGAAACTGCTGCCGAGGGACTTGAGGTCGAACTGCCAACGGTGCAGCAAGCGACCGCCACCAAATAG
- a CDS encoding ADP-ribosylglycohydrolase family protein yields MFLSADKVYGSLIGSVLADAIGACFEGLPVNKLRSQFSGKLAAFDYGVTRDSLNYTDDGEMTLALAEYLAENHTIISRELMRRFVQTYQSWRGYGRGTRVLIEAFRDNAEYEFMASHLFPGGSLGNGAAMRSAPVGLRFHGDTSKLWEEAKQSAWPTHRHELGIEGAQLIALATSLAATVTEITPSRLADLLLPSCSTVVFQNRLARLAKSESDADIEQFGNGIEAHESVVTALACFALYPTDYRSAVATAIWQGGDTDTIASMTGALVGAHLGSAFADALPVERLEEGPEFIGYVRGLAERLAASKY; encoded by the coding sequence ATGTTTCTATCGGCTGACAAGGTCTATGGCAGCCTCATCGGTTCGGTACTGGCCGATGCAATTGGTGCATGCTTCGAAGGCCTGCCAGTCAATAAGTTGCGTTCCCAGTTCAGCGGCAAGTTGGCAGCTTTTGATTATGGGGTGACTCGAGATAGCCTCAACTACACCGACGATGGGGAGATGACTCTGGCGCTGGCAGAATACCTCGCCGAGAATCACACCATCATCAGCCGAGAATTGATGAGACGGTTTGTTCAGACTTACCAATCTTGGCGCGGCTATGGACGCGGGACGAGGGTTTTGATCGAAGCTTTTCGAGATAACGCCGAGTACGAATTCATGGCCTCGCATTTGTTCCCAGGTGGTTCACTTGGAAATGGCGCTGCCATGCGAAGTGCTCCTGTCGGCCTTCGGTTCCATGGCGATACTTCGAAACTCTGGGAAGAGGCAAAACAAAGCGCTTGGCCAACTCATCGTCACGAACTTGGTATCGAGGGAGCACAGTTAATTGCTTTGGCGACGTCTTTGGCTGCGACAGTGACCGAGATAACGCCAAGCCGACTTGCAGACTTACTGCTACCGTCGTGCTCGACGGTGGTGTTTCAGAATAGATTGGCTCGCTTAGCGAAATCGGAGTCTGATGCAGATATCGAGCAATTTGGAAACGGGATAGAAGCCCATGAATCCGTTGTTACAGCGCTGGCCTGTTTTGCGCTCTATCCCACGGACTATCGCAGCGCAGTGGCTACAGCAATCTGGCAAGGTGGGGATACTGATACTATCGCTTCAATGACCGGTGCACTCGTCGGCGCTCATTTGGGTTCAGCATTCGCTGATGCCTTACCCGTTGAAAGGCTCGAAGAAGGCCCGGAGTTTATTGGTTACGTGCGAGGTCTCGCCGAACGTCTCGCTGCAAGCAAATATTAA
- a CDS encoding type II secretion system F family protein, translating to MARIRTRRLVELCHRVATATKSGVDIRRIWEIESRQGPAAQQAAASEILRRISGGDPLAVAMRDTRFFPPLVVEMTDVGERTGKLDEVLFRLGEHYDHGLKMRQTFLIGIAWPVLELAISVLVIGGVIYITGVINDQPGAPGVDILGLGLTGASGALIWFLTVAFLAGSLLLAILALAKGWLGSGPTKLAMQLPLVGGALESLALSRLTWAFALALESGMSAKRSVELAMRASQNGYYEDKTSTVVDGVVKGREFHESFREAGVFPNDFLTALESAEVAGATSESLLLLARTYEDKARMAIRVLTGIATFLTVAVIFGVIIFAIFRMAMFYINTINSALEGI from the coding sequence ATGGCACGCATTCGAACTCGTCGGCTTGTCGAGCTGTGTCATCGTGTCGCAACGGCGACCAAATCCGGGGTCGATATCCGCCGCATTTGGGAGATCGAATCGCGGCAAGGCCCAGCTGCTCAGCAAGCGGCCGCCAGTGAAATTTTGCGACGAATTTCGGGGGGTGATCCCTTGGCCGTCGCCATGCGCGACACACGTTTCTTCCCCCCGCTCGTCGTCGAAATGACCGACGTGGGGGAACGAACCGGCAAGCTCGATGAGGTCCTGTTTCGACTCGGGGAGCACTACGACCACGGTTTGAAGATGCGGCAGACCTTTCTCATCGGCATCGCTTGGCCGGTGCTCGAACTGGCGATCTCCGTGCTCGTGATTGGTGGCGTGATCTACATCACCGGTGTCATCAACGATCAGCCGGGCGCTCCAGGGGTCGATATTTTGGGGCTCGGGCTGACCGGTGCCAGCGGCGCTCTAATCTGGTTCCTGACTGTGGCGTTTCTTGCCGGTTCCCTGCTGCTGGCCATTCTCGCGCTGGCCAAAGGTTGGCTAGGGAGTGGTCCGACGAAACTCGCCATGCAACTTCCTCTCGTGGGAGGTGCCCTTGAGTCACTGGCACTTTCGCGGCTGACTTGGGCCTTTGCCCTGGCACTTGAAAGCGGCATGTCGGCCAAGCGGAGTGTCGAACTTGCCATGCGGGCCTCGCAGAACGGCTACTACGAAGACAAAACCTCCACCGTCGTCGATGGGGTGGTGAAGGGACGTGAGTTCCACGAGAGCTTTCGCGAGGCAGGGGTCTTTCCAAACGACTTTCTCACCGCCCTTGAGTCTGCGGAGGTTGCCGGGGCTACGAGCGAATCGCTGCTGCTCCTGGCACGCACCTATGAAGACAAGGCTCGCATGGCGATTCGAGTCCTCACCGGCATTGCCACGTTCCTGACAGTCGCGGTGATCTTTGGCGTGATCATCTTCGCCATCTTTCGCATGGCCATGTTCTACATCAACACCATCAACTCGGCGCTCGAGGGAATCTAG